From a single Halobellus ruber genomic region:
- a CDS encoding aldo/keto reductase, producing MPVLGLGTWENTDPEACVNAVATALEAGYRHIDTAQAYGNEEHVGRGIERADVPREDIFLATKVWIDHLSYDDVLASTEESLRKLGVDGVDLLYVHWPAREYDPENTFRAFDELVDDGKTDRIGISNFEPEQVNDAIDHTENPIFANQVEVHPLLRQPDLREHCADHGIEVVAYSPLARGAVFDVPELTEIAGKHGVSEAQVSLAWLREKGVTAIPKATSEPHIRDNLASLDLDLDSEDVATIDAIDRTDRRVDPGWAPW from the coding sequence ATGCCGGTGCTCGGACTCGGAACGTGGGAGAACACGGATCCCGAGGCGTGTGTGAACGCGGTCGCCACGGCGCTTGAGGCCGGGTACCGCCACATCGACACGGCGCAGGCGTACGGCAACGAGGAGCACGTCGGCCGCGGGATCGAACGCGCGGATGTACCCCGTGAGGACATTTTCCTCGCCACGAAAGTCTGGATCGACCACCTCTCCTACGACGACGTGCTCGCCTCGACCGAGGAGAGCCTCCGGAAGCTCGGCGTCGACGGCGTCGACCTCCTGTACGTCCACTGGCCGGCCCGCGAGTACGACCCCGAGAACACGTTCCGGGCGTTCGACGAACTCGTCGACGACGGGAAAACAGACCGGATCGGGATCAGCAACTTCGAGCCCGAGCAGGTCAACGACGCGATCGATCACACCGAAAACCCGATCTTCGCGAATCAGGTGGAGGTCCACCCGCTGTTGCGGCAGCCCGACCTCCGCGAGCACTGCGCCGACCACGGGATCGAGGTCGTCGCGTACTCGCCGCTGGCCCGCGGGGCGGTGTTCGACGTGCCGGAACTGACCGAGATCGCCGGGAAACACGGCGTGAGCGAGGCGCAGGTCTCCCTGGCGTGGCTCCGGGAGAAGGGCGTCACCGCGATCCCGAAGGCCACGAGTGAGCCCCACATCCGCGACAACCTGGCGTCGCTGGACCTCGATCTCGACAGCGAGGACGTGGCGACCATCGACGCAATCGACCGGACCGATCGGCGTGTCGATCCCGGGTGGGCACCCTGGTAG